From the Deinococcus multiflagellatus genome, the window GAACTGGGCGTGCGCATTGCCCTGGACGATTTTGGCACCGGATATTCCAGCCTCAGCTATCTGCGCCAGTTGCCCGTGGACGTGCTGAAAATCGACCGCTCATTCGTGCACACCCTCAATGAGGGCAACGACGCCTTTGTGCGGGCCATTGTGACGCTGGGACAGGCCCAGGGCGCGCAGGTGGTGGTGGAGGGCATTGAGGCCCCGGCCCAGGCCGCCGCCGCCGCCGCGCTGGGCTGCGAACTGGGCCAGGGTTACCACTTTGCCCGGCCGCTCAGCGCCGCGCAGCTTGGGGCCCGGTTGTCGGCGCCGCAGTGGCCACCGGGCGAAACGCCCACCCAGGACGAGGAAGGGCCCCAGTCTCTGCCTTCGTCCTGATGGCGCAGGGGCCTGTCTGCCCGCTGCCCGCAGCCCTGGCCAGGGGTGGAGAGCGGTTCCGCGCGCCCGGTCTGCAGCACATCTCCCTCATAGCGGTGACCTGGGGCGAGCGGCGCGATTGACCGCGACAGACAGCGGTTGGCGGGGCGTTGAGGGGTGCTTTCCGCCCCTGGGCGGAACGGAAGGCCGCTGTGAGCGGACATCGTTCGCTGCGCCTGCGGAATCAGTGCCCGGCGCGTATGGACGCCCGCCCTGGACCAACAAACCCAGTCGAGTAGACGGCGACAGGGCCTCTGCAGGGTGAGCAGAAAAAGGACACTGCTGGAGACGTGAGGCCCGTCCTGTTTGCTGGTGGGCACAACCTCCGGGCCTCCAGTGCTGAGTGCCGTCTCATTTCCTGGCCGTGAGGGTACACTGGGTTCTGGAGCCAAGCTGTGCCGTCGTCCAGACGAGAAAGAACGCTCAACCCGACCAACCCTTCGATCCAGGCCGCAAGGTGAGGACGGCCTTCTCAGGCGCAAGGGGGCTCAACCGAGTTTGGGCCTATGAGCGCCGATTAGTTTGCCGGACGGGGCAGGGTAAAGCTGAAGGTGGCGCCCTCTCCAGGGCGGCCCTCGGCGGCCCAGCTGCCGCCATGCCGCTGCAGAATGCGCCGCACATTGGCCAGCCCCACGCCGCTGCCGCCAAAGTCCTCAGCCCGGTGCAGGCGCTGAAAGACCCCGAACAGCTTATGCGCGTAACGCGGATCGAACCCCACGCCGTTGTCGCGCACGGAGATGGTCCAGGTCCGCGGCGTGCTCTGCGCCCAGACCTCAATGTGGGCGTGCTCGCAGCGGGCGGTGTACTTCACCGCGTTGCCCAGGAGGTTGGCCAGCACCTGCCGCAGCAGGGCGGGGTCGGCGTACACGGTGGGCAGCGGCCCCACCTCAAAGCGCACCTCGCGCCCCTGAACTTCGGGCTGCAGCTCGGTGAGCACGCTGCGAACCAGGGGGTCCAGCGCCACCTCGCTCAGGCGCAGTTCCTGGCGCCCGGCGCGCGAGAGGTTGAGCATGGCGTCAATCAGGGCGTTCATCTGCGCGGCGGCGTCTGCGATCACCTGCAGGGCCCGCGCCACCTTGGGCTGCGCGCGGGTGTCGTCGTCCAGGGCGCGCGACAGCAGGTCGGCAAAGCCGGCAATGTGCCGCACCGGCGCGCGCAGGTCGTGGCTGACCGAATAGGCGAACGCCTCAAGCTCCTCGTTGGCGGCCTGCAGGGCCTCGTTGCTGCGCTCCAGGTCCAGGGCCGACTGCTGCAGCTGCTGCACACTGCGCGCCCGGCCCAGCGCCAGGGTCAGGCTCTGGGTCACGGCCAGCAGCAGCGTGCGCTCGCCCCCGGTCCAGGGCTGGGCCTCAAACTGCCCCACCGTGAACACGCCCAGTCGTTCCTCGCCCACCTGCAGCGGCAGGCTGGCCAGCGCGCCTGGGGCGTCGAGCAGGTCCAGGCCGTCGGCCTGGGGGTCATAGGCCGCCTGGTAGTAGGGCTCGCCGCTGTCCCAGGGCAACTGCAGGCTCTGGGCTTCTGGGGGCAGCCCCGCGTCCAGGGCGGCCTGAAAGGCGGGGCTGCGCACCTGTCCCACCTGCGAGCGTAGCTGCCAGCGGCTGCCCGCCTGCTCGTAGTAGGCCGCGAAGCCGCGCGGCATCAGCGACAGAATGACTTCCTGCGCCCGCCGGATCAGGGCCAGCCGCTGGTCCTGGGCCCCCAGGTCGGCGCTGAGCTGCGCAAAGGCCTCCAGCGCCCGGGCCTGGGCCTGCAGCGCCGCGTTTTCCTCGCGCAGGCCGGTTTCGTGCAGGGCGCGGTCCAGGGCCAGGGCGAGGCTGCGCCCGACCGCCCGGAAGACGCTGCGTTCGCGCTCGGTCCAGTCGTCGGCCCGCGCGGTGCCCATGGCCAGCAGGCCCGCCGCCGCGCCGCCCTGGTGCATGGGGTACAGCGCCAGCGCCCGGAAGGTGTGCACGCCTGCCACGGCGGGCCCGGCCCAGTGCGGCACAAACAGCACGTCCTGGCCGCCCAGGGCCGCTTCCACGCTGGTGCCCCGCAGCGGCAGGCCCGCGCGCAGCTGCGCCGCCAGCGCCTCGGGCACGCCGCCTGAGAGCACCGAGGCCCGCCACAGCCGCCCCTGCGGCACCAGATAGGCGGCCGACACCGGACCCAGGGTGGCCCGCAGCACGGCCACCGCGCGCTGCGCCAGGGCCGCCACATCGGTGCTGCGCAGGGCCTGCTCGCTGAAGCCTGCAAAGGCGGCCAGGGCGGCGCGCTCAGCCGCCAGTCGCTCGGCCAGGGTGGCCCGGTCCAGGGCGCGGCCCACCACCAGGGCCGCGGCGCGCAGCTGGGTTCGCTCGCGGTCCGTCCAGGGTCCGCCGGGACGCTGAATCACCAGCGCCGCGGCTTCCTCGTCCTGCCCCTGTCTGAACGGCTGCGCGGCCCACGCGGGCTCGGCCCCGCCGCCCCCCAGGGCCAGCTGGTCCTGGCCGCTGGCGCCGGCAGGGACATGGGCGGCCACGGTCCACTGCACCGAAAGGTCCGGCCCCAGGAAGGCGAAGGCACTTGCGGCGCGCGCGCGCACCTCGGCGGGGGTCTGGGCGCCTGCCAGGGCTTGCTGCGCGGTGTCCAGGGCCTGCAGCAGCGGGTCAGGGTCGGGCGGTCCCAGCGTCACGGCTGG encodes:
- a CDS encoding ATP-binding protein, which produces MTLGPPDPDPLLQALDTAQQALAGAQTPAEVRARAASAFAFLGPDLSVQWTVAAHVPAGASGQDQLALGGGGAEPAWAAQPFRQGQDEEAAALVIQRPGGPWTDRERTQLRAAALVVGRALDRATLAERLAAERAALAAFAGFSEQALRSTDVAALAQRAVAVLRATLGPVSAAYLVPQGRLWRASVLSGGVPEALAAQLRAGLPLRGTSVEAALGGQDVLFVPHWAGPAVAGVHTFRALALYPMHQGGAAAGLLAMGTARADDWTERERSVFRAVGRSLALALDRALHETGLREENAALQAQARALEAFAQLSADLGAQDQRLALIRRAQEVILSLMPRGFAAYYEQAGSRWQLRSQVGQVRSPAFQAALDAGLPPEAQSLQLPWDSGEPYYQAAYDPQADGLDLLDAPGALASLPLQVGEERLGVFTVGQFEAQPWTGGERTLLLAVTQSLTLALGRARSVQQLQQSALDLERSNEALQAANEELEAFAYSVSHDLRAPVRHIAGFADLLSRALDDDTRAQPKVARALQVIADAAAQMNALIDAMLNLSRAGRQELRLSEVALDPLVRSVLTELQPEVQGREVRFEVGPLPTVYADPALLRQVLANLLGNAVKYTARCEHAHIEVWAQSTPRTWTISVRDNGVGFDPRYAHKLFGVFQRLHRAEDFGGSGVGLANVRRILQRHGGSWAAEGRPGEGATFSFTLPRPAN